GTTCTTCTTCTACCCGTTTCATCCTTATGCCGAGGTTCTTTTCTCCTCTAAGCGAAAGCCTGCGAATCAAGTCCTCCTTGGATGGGGGCTCAATAAAGACAAGGCAGGCTTCGGGGTATTTGTCCTTCACTTTGAGGGCCCCTTTCACATCAATATCAAGGATCATGTCGATACCTTTTTTCAAAATCTCACTCACTTCTTTTCTTGGCGTGCCGTAATAGTGATCGTGAACGCTCTCCCACTCGAGAAATCGGTCCTGTTCCGTCATCTCACGGAAAGTCTCGTCATCGACGAAATAATAATCTTCTCCTTCTTTTTCCTGTGGTCTTTTCTGTCTCGTGGTATACGAGATAGAAAACCTCGCGTCGCGGTCTTCCTTGAGAAACCGCTCTATAATAGATGACTTACCCACGCCAGACGGGCCTGAGACTACAAAAATCCGGCCCTTTTTTTCTGCTCCATCTACGATAGTCACAGTGAGTGGCCCCCTGTCCAGTTTTCATTCCACATTCTGCGTCTGTTCCCTCATCTTCTCTATTTCTACTTTTATCTTAATTACCCGCTCGTTTATATAGAGGTCGTTCGATTTGCTCCCCATTGTATTTGCTTCCCTCACCATTTCCTGGATGATGAAATCAAGCTTCCGTCCGATGGCATCCTCAGATTCAACAGTATCCCGGAAGTTTTCCAGATGGCCTTTCAATCTCACGATCTCTTCGGATATGTCAAGACGATCCATGTATATAGCCAGTTCCTGCAGTATCCGCGTCTCATCAATTGAAGCTGCTTTCGTCGCCTCCATAATTTTCTCCCTCAGCTTCTCTTCGTGGGATGTGACGTTGGCAGGCCATTGCGTTTCTACCTCGTCAAGAAGTGCCGATATATTCCTGAGCCTCAACATAAAATCCTTCAGTATCACCGCACCTTCTTTGGATTTCTCCTCATTCAGCTTCTCAAGAAGACCGTCCAAGGTATGGAAAAGCGTATCTTCAGGAATATTGTTGGCATCTTCATAGGTGATAATGTCTCTGAGACCAAATATGGTATCCAAGGTCAGTTTACCATTTATCCTATATTCTCTTTTGAGAGCCTCCGCCATGTCTATATACCGTTTCACTATCGTTTCGTTTATTTTAAACGGCGCGGGCTGCCCCTGGGACCGCTCCCATTTAAACAAAATATCTACTTTGCCCCGCTTCACAATCCGCTTTGCCAGTTCCCGCAATTTTTGCTCGTAAGAAAAGTCCATCCTCGACACTTTAATGCTAATCTCTAGATAGCGGCTGTTCAAAGACCTCGCTTCGCCGTAAAGCCTCCCTTCCGGACCCTCTATCTCCACCTTTGCAAATCCAGTCATACTCTTCAGCATTTCAGCATCCTCTTGTAGATGTCTCTCCATTTATTCATGATAAAGATCGTTTCCGCCTCGCGATAGTCAGGGTAGGTCCATTCAAGGGCCTTGTACGTACCGTTCTGGTACATAAGCGTCAGGTCCCCATATATACCCTTGTTAAGGTAGATCCTATGGGAATATCCTTTTGTGGTGGCAAGTATGACATGTTCGAGCGCGATATAGCCCGGATCAATATTTACCGTTCTCTTGCTGCCTGTTGAAAGCATCCGTTCTATAACGTTCGTTTTCAGTTTGATGTCTGGGAGCAGTTCCCGGTGGAGCAGAGGCTCAAAAAGAAGGAATACACGTGAAAGCCTTTCTCCTAATTCCTTATCATAATAGTTGCTGTGGACAAACGGGATGAGTCCGGTGGTTTCTTCTATTTTTCCGATAAAACTTACCAGCTCACCTTCTGCCTCACGCAATGATATGTCGCTTCCAAATATCAGGCTTGCAAAATACTTGACTGATTTCGGTACATGTGGATTTCCCATAATATGAAGTATTCCTTATTCTTTTTCTCTTTATCCCTCGGCACTTCCACCGTGTTCACCACTTTGATCCCTAAGGTTCGGCCGAACTCGCCAATCTCGCCCATAACCCGGTTAATCTTTTCCTCATCTTTTACAATGCCGCCTTTGCCTACTTCAAAACGGCCAACCTCAAATTGGGGCTTCAAAAGAGACATAATACATCCGTCGGGCTTGATCAAGGGCACAATCGCAGGGAGTATCTTTCTCAAAGAGATGAAGGAGACATCAATGGTCGCCAAGTCTACCCGCTCTCCTATGACACGTATATTCAACTCTCGTGCATTGTAATTTTCCCGAAGGAAAATCCGTGGGTCCCCTCTCAGTTTCTCGTGAAGCTGGTGTGTACCCACATCAATGGCATACACCATTGACGCCCCGCATTTCAAGAGGCAATCGACAAATCCCCCTGTAGATGAACCGACGTCAAGTGTCTTTTTTCCTGAAACGTCTATGCCGAACGCGCGAAGGGCCGCCTCAAGTTTTACCCCCCCATAGCTCACGTAAGGGATCGGATCTACTTTAATCTCAATGAGGGCATCCTCCGGAAATTTTCTGTCCGGTTTGGTCACCCTTTCTTTTCCAACATAAACCTCACCCGCCATAACAAGGACTCTTGCCTTTTCTCTTGAAGGGGCAAGGCCTTTTCTGGCGAGCAGGATGTCTATTCTCTCTTTAACCAATCGCGGACTGCCTTTTTTATCCCTTCTTTATCGAGACCGGCCCTTTTTCTGAGGGTTGCTTGGGAACCGTGAGGCAGGAATTCGTCCGGCAATCCCATGTGTTTCACAGGTATCGTGATTCCTGCGTTCGAGAGCATCTCTGAAACACCGCTCCCGAACCCTCCGATCGTCGTGCTCTCCTCCACTGTAAGTATCCGCTCGGTCCGGTCGGCTACCGCCGAAAGCATCTCCATATCTAGTGGTTTTATGAATCTTCCATTTATCACCGTACAGTTAATCCCTTCCCTTTCAAGCTCTGACGCCGCAGCGAGAGCCGGATACACAGTGGTCCCGCAGGCAATGACAGCGATATCACCGCCGCCCTCTCGGAGTATTTCCCAAGTACCAAGTGGAATTTCATAAAATTCTGATTCCAGAACCACTCCGACTGTCTCTCCCCTGGGATAACGGACGGCTGCCGGTTTCCCGTAACGATATGCGGAGAAAAGCATATGCCGGAGTTCGTTCTCATCCTTCGGACTCATGAGGATGAGGTTGGGGATGCTCCGGAAGTACGAAAGGTCAAAAGCGCCGTGATGAGTGGGTCCATCCTGACCCACGATGCCGCTCCTGTCAACAGCAAAGACAACGGGGAGGTTCTGAAAGCACACATCCATAATAATTTGATCGTATGCCCTCTGGAGAAAGGTGGAATAAATGGCGACAAACGGCCTGAGACCACCTAAGGCGACTGCGCCCGCAAAAGTAACGCCGTGTTGCTCGGCAATACCAATATCATAGAATCTGTCTGGAAAAAGCCGCGAGAACCTGTCGAGACCTACGCCGAGACCCATTGCCGCGGTTACGGCCACCACCTTTTCATCTTTTTCGGCCAGCTCGACTATTACTTCTCCAAAAACATCAGTAAACGTTTTTGCCACTTTCGGAGGCGAGTTGCCCGTAAACATCTCAAATGTGGATATGCCGTGGAATCGTGCGGGGTCATTCTCCGCATGATTGTATCCTTTACCTTTCTTTGTCACCACATGGAGAAGCACGGGACCCTTCAATTTTTTTACATTCCCAATGGTATCGATAAGGTGGTTCAGATTGTGGCCGTCGACCGGACCTACATACTGAAATCCCAAGGTTTCAAAAAGCATACCGGGCGTCATCAATCCCTTTATGGTCTCCTCCATGTGCCGTGCCGCCTTATATACCGTATCGCCGACAGGGGCCGGGAGTTTCTTAAGTCTTGTCTTGACCTCCTCCCTCAGGTTGCTCACAAACCCGCCCGTC
This Syntrophobacterales bacterium DNA region includes the following protein-coding sequences:
- a CDS encoding DUF4416 family protein, with the translated sequence MGNPHVPKSVKYFASLIFGSDISLREAEGELVSFIGKIEETTGLIPFVHSNYYDKELGERLSRVFLLFEPLLHRELLPDIKLKTNVIERMLSTGSKRTVNIDPGYIALEHVILATTKGYSHRIYLNKGIYGDLTLMYQNGTYKALEWTYPDYREAETIFIMNKWRDIYKRMLKC
- the dxs gene encoding 1-deoxy-D-xylulose-5-phosphate synthase — translated: MFLEKIEDPRDLKKLDIDEMSELADEIRRYIVDTVSKTGGHLSSNLGVVELTIALHYIFDTPEDKIIWDVGHQCYTHKIITGRKFKFESLRQDGGISGFPSRKESEYDIFDTGHASNSISIVVGLAEARKNRSESHKIVAVIGDGSLTGGMSFEALNHAGHLKSDVLVVLNDNEMSISKNIGALSSYLNKIMTGGFVSNLREEVKTRLKKLPAPVGDTVYKAARHMEETIKGLMTPGMLFETLGFQYVGPVDGHNLNHLIDTIGNVKKLKGPVLLHVVTKKGKGYNHAENDPARFHGISTFEMFTGNSPPKVAKTFTDVFGEVIVELAEKDEKVVAVTAAMGLGVGLDRFSRLFPDRFYDIGIAEQHGVTFAGAVALGGLRPFVAIYSTFLQRAYDQIIMDVCFQNLPVVFAVDRSGIVGQDGPTHHGAFDLSYFRSIPNLILMSPKDENELRHMLFSAYRYGKPAAVRYPRGETVGVVLESEFYEIPLGTWEILREGGGDIAVIACGTTVYPALAAASELEREGINCTVINGRFIKPLDMEMLSAVADRTERILTVEESTTIGGFGSGVSEMLSNAGITIPVKHMGLPDEFLPHGSQATLRKRAGLDKEGIKKAVRDWLKRE
- the gmk gene encoding guanylate kinase, whose amino-acid sequence is MTIVDGAEKKGRIFVVSGPSGVGKSSIIERFLKEDRDARFSISYTTRQKRPQEKEGEDYYFVDDETFREMTEQDRFLEWESVHDHYYGTPRKEVSEILKKGIDMILDIDVKGALKVKDKYPEACLVFIEPPSKEDLIRRLSLRGEKNLGIRMKRVEEELAKKQLFQYTIVNDILDRAYEDFKSIVETARRK
- a CDS encoding YicC family protein, coding for MLKSMTGFAKVEIEGPEGRLYGEARSLNSRYLEISIKVSRMDFSYEQKLRELAKRIVKRGKVDILFKWERSQGQPAPFKINETIVKRYIDMAEALKREYRINGKLTLDTIFGLRDIITYEDANNIPEDTLFHTLDGLLEKLNEEKSKEGAVILKDFMLRLRNISALLDEVETQWPANVTSHEEKLREKIMEATKAASIDETRILQELAIYMDRLDISEEIVRLKGHLENFRDTVESEDAIGRKLDFIIQEMVREANTMGSKSNDLYINERVIKIKVEIEKMREQTQNVE
- a CDS encoding TlyA family RNA methyltransferase codes for the protein MVKERIDILLARKGLAPSREKARVLVMAGEVYVGKERVTKPDRKFPEDALIEIKVDPIPYVSYGGVKLEAALRAFGIDVSGKKTLDVGSSTGGFVDCLLKCGASMVYAIDVGTHQLHEKLRGDPRIFLRENYNARELNIRVIGERVDLATIDVSFISLRKILPAIVPLIKPDGCIMSLLKPQFEVGRFEVGKGGIVKDEEKINRVMGEIGEFGRTLGIKVVNTVEVPRDKEKKNKEYFILWEIHMYRNQSSILQA